A window from Sphingobacterium hotanense encodes these proteins:
- a CDS encoding RagB/SusD family nutrient uptake outer membrane protein, whose translation MFSDGNNILPDIIKKWDEGKDYLYPIPTQELELNPQLKQNPGWASSGT comes from the coding sequence GTGTTTTCGGATGGGAATAATATTCTCCCAGACATCATCAAAAAATGGGATGAAGGAAAAGATTATCTCTACCCTATTCCAACTCAAGAACTTGAATTAAACCCTCAGTTGAAACAAAACCCAGGATGGGCATCTTCAGGAACATAG
- a CDS encoding M14 family metallopeptidase translates to MKNFILCLLCACCSLSNAQIKSPAEFLGYQVGTRVTPHWKILAYYDHVAEQVPNQVKSEAYGTSVEGRPMRVYYISSASNISKLEDIRTNNLRLAHALEGTGQTNMPAIIWMSNNVHGNETSSAEASMMTLFELVNPANTKAKAWLDKSLIIIDPCLNPDGTERYANFHNGVVGKNYNPDLYAREHREPWPGGRYNHYYFDLNRDWAWQTQAESTQRAVIYNKWLPHIHVDFHEQGINSPYYFPPAAEPFHEVITPWQREFQTTIGKHNANYFDSKGWLYFTKERFDLFYPSYGDTYPLYSGSIGMTYEKAGNGSAGLGVYMDDRDTLTLVDRAIQHHASGLNVVDVVSANAERVVQEFKKFGDDAVAGKLSSYHTYVLKYDQASDGRIRALLNLLDKNKINYYSSTGSVRGLDYFSKKEQSHSLTANDVVIPGNQAKAALVRVLFEPEAKLTDSVTYDITAWSLPYVYGIPAIASHTKTSNLKPYQLAKISNESSAGFGYAIKWDGFSAAQLTAALLKNKVSLKSSEQSFKIGSEEFPKGSILIMKNANQTVKLDQLLKENADRLQVKVYNLSSGIVEGGKDLGSSDVKTLKAPKIMMFAGEGLRATNVGEVWHYFDEQLDYPIALVNPLDFSRVKWEEIDVVVLANGTHPFLKDKAQAARFASWLSAGGKVIALESAVGQLASQEWSALKPLKQDSVSKSKATPLQKYSDRERESLKEYTAGAIYKVTFDNSHPLMFGIKDYFTLKQDANLYQYFEAGKGWNVGYINEGAKMSGFVGNNLAKKLKNGLVFAEQKVGQGSVIYLTDNVLFRNFWENGKVIMANAVFLTAD, encoded by the coding sequence ATGAAGAATTTTATACTTTGCTTGCTATGTGCATGCTGTTCTTTGAGCAATGCGCAGATAAAATCACCGGCGGAGTTTCTTGGCTATCAAGTCGGAACCCGCGTGACTCCCCATTGGAAAATCCTGGCCTATTATGACCATGTTGCTGAGCAGGTCCCTAACCAAGTGAAATCAGAAGCCTATGGCACTTCCGTTGAAGGACGCCCCATGCGTGTTTATTACATCTCATCAGCGAGCAACATCAGTAAACTCGAAGACATCCGAACCAATAATCTTCGATTGGCGCATGCTTTAGAAGGAACTGGACAAACCAATATGCCCGCTATTATCTGGATGAGCAACAACGTGCATGGTAATGAAACGTCGTCGGCCGAAGCATCGATGATGACGTTATTTGAATTAGTGAACCCTGCGAACACAAAGGCAAAAGCCTGGTTAGATAAGTCCTTGATCATTATCGACCCCTGCTTAAACCCGGATGGGACAGAGCGTTATGCGAACTTCCATAATGGCGTGGTCGGGAAGAATTACAATCCTGATTTATATGCTCGAGAGCACCGCGAGCCTTGGCCTGGTGGACGATATAATCATTATTATTTCGACTTGAATAGAGATTGGGCATGGCAGACACAAGCGGAAAGCACACAGCGCGCCGTTATTTACAACAAATGGCTCCCACATATCCACGTCGATTTCCATGAGCAAGGAATCAACTCGCCATATTATTTTCCGCCAGCTGCCGAACCTTTCCATGAGGTCATTACCCCATGGCAAAGAGAGTTTCAGACGACCATAGGAAAGCATAATGCAAATTATTTCGACTCCAAAGGCTGGCTATATTTCACCAAAGAGCGCTTCGACCTATTCTATCCGTCCTACGGAGACACCTATCCCTTGTATTCAGGGTCTATCGGCATGACCTATGAGAAGGCGGGAAATGGATCCGCTGGCTTAGGCGTCTACATGGACGACCGCGATACTTTAACCTTAGTAGATCGCGCTATTCAGCATCATGCCTCCGGACTCAATGTGGTCGATGTCGTATCTGCAAACGCGGAGAGGGTAGTTCAAGAGTTCAAGAAGTTTGGAGACGATGCTGTTGCTGGAAAACTGTCTTCATATCATACCTACGTACTCAAATATGACCAGGCTAGCGATGGAAGAATCAGAGCGTTATTGAACCTTCTTGATAAGAACAAAATCAACTATTACAGTTCTACTGGATCCGTGAGAGGCTTAGATTACTTCAGCAAGAAAGAGCAATCACATAGCTTAACAGCCAATGATGTCGTGATCCCGGGCAATCAAGCCAAGGCAGCCTTAGTACGCGTTCTATTTGAACCGGAAGCTAAGTTAACAGACTCGGTTACTTATGATATTACAGCTTGGTCGTTGCCTTACGTATATGGCATCCCGGCGATCGCTTCTCACACCAAAACTAGCAATTTAAAACCCTATCAGCTTGCCAAGATCAGCAATGAGAGCAGCGCTGGGTTTGGTTACGCCATAAAATGGGATGGTTTCTCTGCAGCACAGTTAACCGCTGCCTTGTTGAAGAATAAAGTGAGCTTAAAATCCTCCGAACAATCTTTCAAGATTGGAAGCGAAGAGTTTCCGAAAGGCTCTATTCTAATTATGAAGAATGCCAATCAGACGGTTAAGCTAGATCAGCTATTGAAAGAAAATGCCGATCGATTGCAAGTGAAAGTCTATAACCTAAGCTCAGGAATTGTAGAAGGCGGCAAGGATTTAGGAAGCTCGGACGTGAAAACGCTGAAAGCACCGAAGATCATGATGTTTGCTGGCGAGGGACTTCGTGCTACCAATGTTGGCGAGGTATGGCATTATTTTGATGAGCAATTAGACTATCCAATTGCCCTGGTTAATCCTTTAGATTTTTCACGCGTTAAATGGGAAGAAATCGATGTCGTGGTGTTAGCGAACGGTACACACCCTTTTTTGAAAGATAAAGCGCAAGCCGCAAGATTCGCTTCCTGGTTAAGTGCAGGAGGAAAAGTAATTGCACTTGAATCTGCAGTCGGGCAGTTAGCCTCGCAGGAGTGGAGTGCTTTGAAGCCATTAAAGCAAGACTCTGTGTCGAAGAGCAAAGCAACTCCATTGCAGAAATATAGCGATCGCGAGCGCGAATCGCTAAAAGAATACACGGCGGGAGCCATCTATAAAGTAACATTTGACAACTCGCATCCCTTGATGTTCGGTATCAAAGATTACTTCACTTTGAAACAGGATGCAAATCTTTATCAATACTTCGAAGCAGGCAAAGGATGGAATGTCGGCTATATCAACGAAGGAGCAAAAATGAGCGGCTTTGTAGGAAACAATTTAGCGAAAAAATTAAAGAATGGACTAGTATTTGCCGAGCAGAAAGTAGGGCAGGGTTCTGTCATCTACTTAACCGATAATGTGTTGTTCCGTAATTTCTGGGAAAATGGAAAGGTAATTATGGCAAATGCCGTATTCCTAACGGCAGACTAA
- a CDS encoding sodium/sugar symporter, translating to METKDYIVFLCYFAIVAGYGLYIYYKKKSASGDSKDYFLAEGSLTWWAIGASLIASNISAEQFIGMSGSGFKIGLAIATYEWMAAATLIVVAVFFLPVYLKNKIFTMPQFLNVRYNGTVSMIMAVFWLLLYIVVNLTSILFLGALAVSSISGLDFQLCMIGLAVFAIVITLGGMKVIGYTDVIQVFFLILGGLATTYLALNLVSDHFGGEGILQGFNIVHEKAADHFHMILKPDNPNYIDLPGLSVLIGGMWVINLSYWGCNQYITQRALGADLGTARNGLLFAAVLKLLMPIIVVLPGIAAFVLYNDGLFQQEMMASGELNPDRAYPVLLSLLPTGLKGLSFAALTAAVVASLAGKANSVATIFSLDIYQKIFDKNASERRLVNVGKITIIVSMILAIIIAPHLGIDKKGGFQYIQEYTGFVSPGIFAMFLLGFFWKKTTSNAALFATIGGFLMSIVLKFLPQFMDLSFLASTGFAIPVNGVYEIPFIDRVGFVFLFCVIGMYFISIYENKRGVAPNGLEVDTTMFKTKTGFAVGALLVLGITAALYTIFW from the coding sequence ATGGAAACTAAAGATTATATCGTATTCCTATGCTATTTCGCTATCGTTGCGGGCTATGGACTTTACATTTATTATAAGAAGAAATCAGCTTCAGGCGATTCTAAGGATTATTTTCTTGCCGAGGGGTCACTAACCTGGTGGGCAATTGGAGCTTCGCTTATTGCGTCCAATATTTCGGCGGAGCAGTTTATCGGTATGAGCGGCTCGGGTTTTAAGATCGGGTTGGCGATAGCGACTTATGAATGGATGGCTGCTGCGACTTTAATTGTCGTTGCGGTGTTTTTCTTGCCTGTCTACCTTAAGAACAAGATATTCACCATGCCGCAGTTCCTGAATGTCCGGTATAATGGAACGGTCTCGATGATTATGGCGGTCTTTTGGTTATTGCTTTATATCGTGGTCAACCTTACTTCCATCTTGTTTTTAGGGGCATTGGCGGTGTCGAGTATATCGGGTTTAGATTTTCAACTTTGTATGATCGGATTGGCGGTTTTTGCCATCGTTATCACCTTAGGGGGGATGAAAGTAATTGGGTATACCGATGTCATCCAAGTATTTTTCCTTATCCTGGGTGGGCTTGCTACCACGTATCTTGCCTTAAATTTGGTTTCTGACCACTTTGGTGGCGAGGGGATCCTACAGGGCTTCAATATCGTGCATGAAAAAGCTGCCGATCATTTCCATATGATCTTAAAACCTGATAATCCGAATTACATCGATCTTCCGGGCTTAAGTGTCTTGATCGGTGGTATGTGGGTGATCAATCTTAGTTATTGGGGCTGTAATCAATACATCACGCAGCGCGCATTAGGAGCTGATCTAGGAACAGCAAGAAACGGGCTTTTATTTGCTGCAGTGTTAAAGTTATTGATGCCGATCATTGTGGTATTACCTGGAATTGCAGCATTTGTGCTGTACAATGATGGCTTGTTCCAACAGGAAATGATGGCAAGCGGGGAGCTAAATCCGGATAGAGCTTATCCGGTGTTGCTAAGTTTGTTGCCTACAGGTCTAAAAGGTCTGTCATTTGCGGCATTAACGGCTGCTGTTGTGGCATCGCTTGCCGGAAAAGCAAACTCGGTTGCGACGATTTTCTCGCTAGACATTTACCAAAAGATATTCGATAAAAATGCTTCTGAGCGGAGGTTGGTGAACGTGGGAAAGATCACTATCATCGTTTCCATGATCTTAGCGATTATTATTGCGCCGCATTTGGGAATTGATAAGAAGGGTGGTTTCCAATATATTCAGGAGTATACCGGCTTTGTTTCGCCAGGTATTTTTGCGATGTTCTTGCTGGGTTTCTTTTGGAAGAAAACGACGTCGAATGCCGCCCTGTTTGCGACTATCGGCGGATTCTTAATGTCGATCGTATTGAAGTTCTTGCCTCAGTTTATGGACCTATCTTTTCTGGCATCTACGGGTTTCGCTATTCCGGTGAATGGTGTTTATGAAATACCGTTTATCGATCGCGTTGGTTTTGTATTCTTGTTCTGTGTAATCGGAATGTACTTTATCAGTATTTATGAGAATAAACGCGGCGTAGCTCCGAATGGATTGGAAGTGGATACAACGATGTTCAAGACAAAGACTGGTTTTGCGGTAGGCGCATTGCTGGTATTGGGAATTACAGCGGCCTTGTACACCATATTTTGGTAA
- a CDS encoding trans-sulfuration enzyme family protein yields MSHLETDLIHQGRAFNESKAVVTPIYQTSTYYADEDLQQYIVAATETKHPTFYHRHGNPTNSQAAVILASLEKTEDALLLATGMAAISTAILAVVKEGDHVVTQNSLYSGAMLFFKEFLSDYGVTVTHVDQTDNTAFERAIQQNTKLIYVETPSNPNLDVTDLEYIGQLGKKHGITTMVDNTFASPINQTPSDYGIDIIVHSATKYLGGHSDLTAGAIGGSKEFIHKAWRRSLVLGASLSPFDSWLLLRGMKTLSMRVKQINSNALALAEWFEKHPAIKHVAYIGLRSHPQYELAAEQMRGGTGMLCIEIVGDEDQAYQHAQQVLNKLQIFANAASLGGVESLVVHPASMWGSHHDKSQKKTSGITPGMLRISVGIEHIDDLIGDFEEALEGIG; encoded by the coding sequence ATGTCACATTTAGAAACGGACCTTATACATCAAGGAAGAGCCTTCAACGAGAGTAAAGCGGTTGTTACGCCTATATATCAGACCTCCACTTACTACGCTGATGAAGACTTGCAGCAGTATATCGTTGCAGCGACAGAAACAAAACATCCTACATTCTACCATCGCCATGGCAATCCAACGAACTCACAGGCGGCGGTAATCCTCGCCAGCTTAGAGAAAACTGAAGATGCATTATTATTAGCGACGGGAATGGCAGCCATCAGCACCGCTATCCTTGCCGTAGTAAAAGAAGGAGACCATGTGGTCACTCAAAACTCGCTTTATTCGGGCGCGATGCTATTTTTTAAAGAATTCCTAAGCGACTATGGCGTCACAGTTACGCATGTTGATCAAACGGATAACACAGCCTTTGAGCGTGCAATTCAGCAAAATACGAAATTGATTTATGTGGAAACACCTTCCAATCCAAACCTTGATGTGACCGACTTGGAATATATAGGGCAATTGGGCAAGAAACATGGAATTACCACCATGGTCGACAATACCTTTGCTTCGCCTATCAATCAAACGCCTTCAGACTACGGGATTGACATCATTGTGCATAGCGCAACGAAATACCTTGGCGGCCATAGTGATTTAACGGCAGGCGCAATAGGTGGCAGTAAAGAGTTTATTCATAAGGCATGGCGCAGGTCGCTGGTTTTAGGCGCATCGCTAAGTCCATTTGACTCCTGGCTTCTGCTTCGCGGCATGAAGACTCTTTCTATGCGCGTAAAACAGATCAACAGCAATGCTCTTGCCCTCGCGGAATGGTTTGAAAAACATCCTGCGATTAAACATGTCGCTTACATTGGTTTGAGATCGCATCCGCAATATGAATTGGCGGCCGAGCAGATGCGTGGCGGAACAGGTATGCTTTGTATCGAGATTGTCGGCGATGAAGATCAGGCCTATCAGCACGCGCAGCAAGTTTTGAATAAGTTACAAATCTTTGCCAATGCGGCAAGCTTGGGGGGTGTGGAATCTTTAGTGGTGCATCCTGCAAGTATGTGGGGGAGCCATCATGATAAATCGCAAAAGAAAACCTCGGGAATAACGCCCGGAATGTTGAGAATATCGGTAGGGATTGAGCATATCGATGATTTAATTGGCGATTTTGAAGAGGCTCTGGAAGGGATAGGATAA
- a CDS encoding aldose epimerase family protein: MNKKLINLILGCALLALLSCQQGTKQDKTSPSPTGSKELVDSAQFNEDIDGKAVRLFILKNAKGATAYLTNFGARLVGLVVPNKDGAMTDVVLGFSKASLYNNPEEPYFGPIVGPFGNRIANGKFSIDGEQYTTPTNNGKNTLHGGFKGLHFANWEAKQIDEKSVVFSHTLPDRYEGFPGNIKIEVTYSLSDHDELTIAYHATTDKKTVINLTNHAYFNLNGEGSGSILNHQLTLFADQMTPMDSTLIPTGAISSVKGTPFDFTSAKSIGKDIEVANEQLTFGKGFDHNFVLNGTKVDGLNHAAKVVGDQSGIVMDIYTEEPGIQFYSGNFMAEKVTLKNGNKDSFRTGFCLEPQHFPDSPNQPNFPSTILNPGDSYSTKSVYKFSVQ; the protein is encoded by the coding sequence ATGAATAAGAAACTAATCAACCTAATCCTGGGTTGTGCTTTGTTGGCTCTATTATCTTGCCAGCAGGGAACAAAACAAGATAAAACCAGCCCATCACCCACGGGTAGCAAAGAGCTAGTTGACTCCGCGCAGTTTAATGAAGATATAGATGGTAAAGCCGTAAGATTATTTATTTTAAAGAACGCCAAGGGAGCGACTGCCTATTTGACCAATTTTGGCGCCCGCCTCGTTGGACTTGTAGTTCCAAATAAAGATGGCGCTATGACTGATGTTGTTTTGGGATTTAGCAAGGCTTCGCTGTATAACAATCCCGAAGAGCCCTACTTTGGACCAATAGTTGGCCCTTTCGGCAACCGAATTGCAAACGGGAAGTTCAGCATTGATGGGGAGCAATACACGACGCCTACGAACAATGGTAAGAATACTTTGCATGGTGGATTTAAGGGCTTGCATTTTGCGAATTGGGAGGCTAAACAAATCGACGAGAAAAGCGTTGTTTTCTCGCACACCTTGCCCGATAGATACGAGGGTTTTCCTGGTAATATCAAAATTGAAGTGACTTACAGTCTGTCTGATCATGATGAACTGACGATTGCTTACCATGCTACGACTGATAAAAAGACGGTTATCAACCTGACCAACCACGCTTATTTCAATTTAAACGGGGAGGGTAGTGGTTCCATCTTGAATCATCAATTGACGCTATTTGCGGATCAGATGACACCGATGGACAGCACACTGATTCCAACAGGAGCGATTAGTTCGGTTAAAGGAACGCCATTTGATTTTACGAGCGCGAAAAGCATTGGCAAAGACATTGAAGTTGCTAATGAGCAACTGACTTTTGGCAAAGGCTTTGATCATAATTTTGTGTTGAATGGCACAAAAGTCGACGGTCTGAATCATGCTGCCAAGGTTGTTGGAGATCAGTCTGGCATTGTGATGGATATCTATACAGAAGAGCCGGGCATTCAATTTTACTCCGGAAACTTTATGGCAGAAAAAGTAACCCTGAAGAACGGCAATAAAGACAGTTTCAGGACGGGCTTCTGCTTAGAGCCGCAGCATTTCCCGGACTCGCCAAACCAACCTAACTTCCCGTCGACCATCCTTAATCCCGGCGACAGCTATTCGACCAAATCTGTTTATAAATTCTCAGTTCAATAA
- a CDS encoding endonuclease/exonuclease/phosphatase family protein produces the protein MKNIVKYLSIIAIACVSTQAVAQKKIKILSYNVLYGLQKDSTANIARYVELVKELDPDIVATQEMNGWKQKTLEELAKRYNHPYALQSKEEGFPTALTSKKPMVNFKKVTENMWHSYIYAKIEGIHIFVIHFSPFSYKKRLEEVENIIAQTKELNPKEPILIMGDFNSLSESDSNNYDQAVLASMKEQEIKREQVRNLNNGAIDYSVLKKLEDAGFYDSYKVLNKNFESSVPTFKSGEAKIKQSNAGIGKRIDFLWANETAKKMLTKSIVLKNEKTHIISDHYPVYVELELR, from the coding sequence ATGAAAAACATCGTAAAATACTTATCGATTATCGCTATTGCTTGTGTATCCACACAAGCAGTAGCTCAAAAAAAGATTAAAATCTTATCTTATAATGTACTATACGGACTGCAGAAGGATTCTACAGCCAACATCGCTCGCTATGTCGAATTGGTGAAAGAGCTAGACCCCGATATAGTCGCTACCCAAGAAATGAACGGTTGGAAGCAAAAAACATTAGAAGAGTTAGCGAAACGCTATAACCATCCCTATGCTTTGCAATCAAAAGAAGAAGGCTTCCCGACCGCACTTACTTCGAAAAAGCCAATGGTCAACTTCAAAAAAGTAACCGAGAATATGTGGCACAGCTATATCTATGCGAAGATAGAGGGAATACACATTTTCGTAATCCACTTCTCGCCATTTAGCTATAAGAAACGTTTGGAAGAGGTGGAGAACATCATTGCACAGACCAAAGAGCTCAATCCTAAAGAACCGATCCTGATTATGGGCGATTTCAACTCCTTATCTGAATCTGACAGCAATAACTATGACCAGGCGGTGCTAGCATCCATGAAGGAACAGGAAATAAAGCGCGAACAGGTTCGCAACCTGAACAATGGGGCGATTGATTATTCCGTGTTAAAAAAATTGGAAGACGCAGGATTTTATGATTCCTACAAGGTATTGAACAAGAATTTTGAAAGCTCCGTTCCAACCTTCAAAAGTGGGGAAGCTAAAATTAAGCAATCTAATGCAGGAATCGGAAAGCGAATAGACTTTCTGTGGGCAAACGAAACAGCAAAGAAGATGCTTACGAAGAGTATTGTGTTGAAAAATGAGAAAACACACATCATTTCCGACCATTACCCAGTATACGTTGAGCTAGAGCTACGCTAA